Proteins found in one Acidobacteriota bacterium genomic segment:
- a CDS encoding ATP-binding protein codes for MMEDLSFHVMDLAENAAAAGATRIAISVREDSARDLLVLRVADNGRGMSEETVAQALDPFFTTGAKRTGLGLPLLAQAARQAGGDIKIDSKPGRGTQITARFRHSHIDRQPLTKMAETLMILIFGHPGIEFRYRHRRDGRAFAFSSSRFLPRDAGGTPADPATIGAIQQALRNGLEEIGAASQNKGEVSGR; via the coding sequence ATGATGGAAGATCTGTCCTTCCACGTCATGGACTTGGCCGAAAACGCCGCCGCGGCCGGAGCGACGCGCATCGCCATCTCCGTTCGGGAGGACTCAGCCCGCGACCTTCTTGTTCTTCGGGTCGCCGACAACGGCCGGGGCATGTCCGAAGAGACCGTCGCTCAAGCCCTCGATCCGTTTTTCACAACCGGCGCCAAACGGACGGGCCTGGGATTGCCGCTCCTGGCCCAAGCCGCACGCCAGGCCGGCGGCGACATCAAAATCGACTCGAAGCCGGGCCGGGGAACGCAAATCACCGCCCGCTTCCGCCATTCCCATATCGACCGCCAACCCTTGACAAAAATGGCCGAAACATTGATGATACTCATCTTCGGCCATCCCGGAATCGAATTTCGGTACCGCCACAGGCGCGACGGACGGGCGTTCGCGTTTTCCAGTTCGCGTTTCCTGCCGCGTGACGCCGGCGGAACGCCGGCGGATCCGGCGACGATCGGAGCGATACAGCAGGCGCTTCGCAACGGCCTCGAAGAGATCGGGGCCGCATCTCAGAACAAGGGAGAGGTTTCGGGCCGATGA